Proteins co-encoded in one Nonomuraea helvata genomic window:
- a CDS encoding alpha/beta hydrolase — protein MRRFSALLFGLIAPLALLTPVASATAPAASDTISWTPCQEDPAVECGTLAVPVDWSRPASGTFDVGVARRKAADPAARIGSLVLGAGGPGGSGVNLVLQSTRMLTPEVLRRFDIVGLDPRGTNRSHPVVCSTDLLTQAPEPIFKSQADFDRALDYNERLRADCRARTGPLFDHVDSLSTAADLDAFRAALGEEKLTFYGGSYGTLLGQLYAERYPQRVRAFVLDSTMDHSLGTQAFMDTETWGAQDAFNEFVAWCDRDSRCLQHGKDVRAFWRGLLARADRGELPMPGEPGTQVTAFMLISTARGHFYDPANWQPFSQLLADLDSGRAPSPGALPMAVGTTAVGTTQEVSPNPFQIFCLDFRLPVRDYKEYARHLRRLAKIAPDMRYSSLALGPVVSCLGQPDPIPNPQHRLKVRTDTPVLVVNSLHDPATTYPWALSTAGQLGRSGRLLTYEGWGHIAYRRGTCVTEAVDAYLISRTLPSPGARCPAVPPAEVQTFHEPVRPIPGTPGWMFSGLFS, from the coding sequence ATGCGAAGATTCTCCGCATTACTGTTCGGGCTCATAGCCCCTCTCGCCCTTCTCACCCCGGTGGCCTCAGCCACGGCGCCGGCCGCCTCGGACACGATCTCCTGGACACCCTGCCAGGAAGACCCGGCCGTCGAATGCGGGACGCTCGCCGTACCTGTCGACTGGAGCCGGCCGGCGAGCGGCACATTCGACGTGGGCGTCGCTCGCCGCAAGGCCGCCGATCCGGCCGCCAGGATCGGCTCGCTCGTCCTCGGGGCGGGCGGCCCCGGCGGCTCGGGGGTGAACCTGGTCCTCCAGAGCACACGGATGCTCACCCCCGAGGTCCTGCGCCGCTTCGACATCGTCGGCCTCGACCCGCGCGGCACGAACCGCAGCCACCCCGTGGTCTGCTCCACCGACCTGCTCACGCAGGCCCCGGAACCGATCTTCAAGAGCCAGGCCGACTTCGACCGGGCACTGGACTACAACGAGCGCCTGCGTGCCGACTGCAGGGCCCGCACCGGCCCGCTGTTCGACCACGTCGACTCCCTCAGCACCGCGGCCGACCTCGACGCCTTCCGCGCCGCGCTCGGCGAGGAGAAGCTGACCTTCTACGGCGGTTCCTACGGCACCCTCCTCGGCCAGCTGTACGCCGAGCGCTACCCGCAGCGGGTCCGCGCCTTCGTCCTCGACAGCACGATGGACCACAGTCTGGGCACGCAGGCGTTCATGGACACCGAGACCTGGGGTGCGCAGGACGCGTTCAACGAGTTCGTGGCCTGGTGCGACCGGGACAGCCGCTGCCTGCAGCACGGGAAGGACGTCCGTGCGTTCTGGAGAGGCCTGCTGGCCCGCGCCGACCGCGGGGAGTTGCCCATGCCGGGAGAGCCCGGCACGCAGGTGACCGCGTTCATGCTCATCAGCACCGCCAGGGGCCACTTCTACGATCCGGCCAACTGGCAGCCGTTCTCGCAACTGCTCGCCGATCTCGACAGCGGCCGCGCGCCGAGCCCCGGTGCTCTGCCCATGGCAGTCGGCACCACGGCAGTCGGCACCACGCAGGAGGTCAGCCCCAACCCGTTCCAGATCTTCTGCCTGGACTTCCGGCTGCCCGTCCGCGACTACAAGGAGTACGCCAGGCACCTGCGCCGGCTGGCGAAGATCGCGCCCGACATGCGTTACAGCTCTCTGGCGCTCGGCCCGGTCGTCTCGTGCCTCGGACAGCCTGATCCGATCCCCAACCCACAGCATCGCCTGAAGGTCCGTACGGACACGCCGGTGCTGGTGGTCAACTCCCTGCACGACCCGGCCACCACGTACCCGTGGGCACTGAGCACCGCCGGCCAGCTGGGCCGTTCGGGCCGGCTGCTCACGTACGAGGGCTGGGGCCACATCGCCTACCGCCGCGGTACGTGCGTCACCGAGGCCGTCGACGCCTACCTGATCTCGCGGACCCTGCCGTCGCCGGGCGCCCGATGCCCGGCCGTCCCGCCTGCCGAGGTCCAGACGTTCCACGAGCCCGTCAGACCGATTCCCGGCACGCCGGGGTGGATGTTCTCCGGGCTCTTCAGCTGA
- a CDS encoding MarR family winged helix-turn-helix transcriptional regulator, which yields MALNPGDSPGFLLWHATLRWQRDITAALSPLGLTHVQFVLLACAWWLNTHGEQPNQLVLARQAGTDVKMTSQVLRALEAKGLVEREVDLADTRAKRVRVTDAGAELAPRAIAAVESVDASFFQPVARDDALALLSRLAHPDS from the coding sequence ATGGCCCTCAACCCCGGCGACAGCCCCGGATTCCTGCTCTGGCACGCTACCCTGCGCTGGCAGCGCGACATCACCGCCGCCCTCAGCCCTCTTGGCCTGACCCATGTCCAGTTCGTCCTGCTCGCCTGCGCCTGGTGGCTCAACACTCACGGGGAGCAGCCCAACCAGCTGGTCCTGGCCCGTCAGGCCGGGACCGACGTCAAGATGACCTCCCAGGTGCTGCGTGCCCTCGAAGCCAAAGGTCTGGTCGAACGCGAGGTCGACCTCGCCGACACCCGCGCCAAACGGGTGCGTGTCACCGATGCCGGCGCCGAGCTGGCTCCGCGTGCCATCGCCGCCGTCGAGAGCGTCGACGCGTCCTTCTTCCAGCCGGTGGCACGTGACGACGCGTTGGCCTTGCTCAGCCGCCTGGCTCATCCGGACTCCTGA
- a CDS encoding haloalkane dehalogenase, which translates to MPEIGVLDSTMYYEDSRGSGLPFVFLHGNPASSHAWRKVLAEMEGRLLAPDLIGMGRSGKPGIPYRFGDHARYLDAWFDALGLDEVVLVGHDWGGALGFDWAARHPERVRGVALMETFVRPMSWDDLGEAPRARAELIRSAKGESLVLDQNFLVETAFTGGVLMSLSEEERQPYLAPYPTRESRRPLLEWARSVPLDGEPADVAERLEGYGKWLAGSVEVPKLLLTFDSSPTLLIGEELAAWCAENIAALEIEHCGPAGHHAQEDRPEAIAAALKAWAVRQGLREMRKG; encoded by the coding sequence ATGCCTGAGATCGGCGTGCTCGACTCGACCATGTACTACGAGGACTCCCGCGGCTCCGGCCTGCCTTTCGTGTTCCTGCACGGGAATCCGGCCTCCTCCCACGCGTGGCGCAAGGTGCTGGCGGAGATGGAGGGCCGGCTGCTGGCTCCCGACCTCATCGGCATGGGGCGCTCCGGGAAGCCGGGCATCCCGTACCGGTTCGGTGACCATGCCCGCTACCTCGACGCCTGGTTCGACGCGCTCGGGCTGGACGAGGTGGTGCTGGTGGGGCACGACTGGGGTGGCGCGCTCGGGTTCGACTGGGCGGCCCGGCATCCGGAGCGGGTGCGTGGCGTGGCGCTCATGGAGACCTTCGTCCGCCCGATGAGCTGGGACGACCTGGGCGAAGCCCCGCGCGCCCGCGCCGAGTTGATCAGGAGCGCCAAGGGTGAGTCGCTGGTGCTCGATCAGAACTTCCTCGTGGAGACCGCGTTCACGGGTGGGGTGCTGATGAGCTTGAGCGAGGAGGAGCGGCAGCCGTACCTGGCACCGTACCCCACCAGGGAGAGCCGGCGGCCGCTGCTGGAGTGGGCGCGGTCGGTGCCGCTCGACGGCGAGCCCGCCGACGTGGCCGAGCGGCTGGAGGGCTACGGGAAGTGGCTGGCCGGCAGCGTCGAGGTGCCCAAGCTGCTGCTCACCTTCGACTCCTCACCGACGTTGCTGATCGGAGAGGAGCTGGCGGCCTGGTGCGCCGAGAACATCGCCGCCTTGGAGATCGAGCACTGCGGCCCGGCCGGCCACCACGCCCAGGAGGACCGCCCCGAGGCCATCGCGGCCGCGCTCAAGGCCTGGGCGGTCCGTCAGGGGTTGCGGGAGATGCGGAAGGGCTGA
- a CDS encoding MarR family transcriptional regulator, with protein MRDDTPATPASLRRLPSRMLAGVAMHTDRLVTEGLARADARKWHYAALVALHEAGPASQAELSKRTGIYRSDLVTVINELAERGFVERAPDPADRRRNVITLTPEGLGQVRRLQELIAELQDEVLAPLSRPEREQFSGFLARLLEHHAGRGSSPEQG; from the coding sequence ATGAGGGACGACACACCCGCCACTCCGGCCTCGCTGCGCCGCCTGCCGAGCAGGATGCTGGCGGGGGTCGCGATGCACACCGACCGGCTGGTGACCGAGGGTCTCGCCCGCGCCGACGCCCGCAAGTGGCACTACGCTGCGCTCGTCGCGCTCCACGAGGCCGGCCCGGCGAGCCAGGCCGAGCTGAGCAAGCGCACCGGCATCTACCGCAGCGACCTGGTCACCGTCATCAACGAGCTGGCGGAGCGCGGGTTCGTGGAGCGCGCCCCGGACCCCGCCGACCGCCGCCGCAACGTCATCACCCTCACACCGGAGGGCCTCGGTCAGGTACGACGACTCCAGGAGCTCATCGCGGAACTTCAGGACGAGGTTCTGGCCCCTTTGAGCCGACCGGAACGCGAGCAATTCTCGGGATTCCTGGCCCGCCTGCTGGAGCACCATGCGGGCCGCGGCAGCTCCCCTGAGCAGGGCTGA
- a CDS encoding amidohydrolase family protein, translated as MTSTTLIKNGVVVDTEPEPVVLGRVDVRIEHGVIVEVGPGLPEVPGAEVIDATGRIVLPGFVDTHRHTWQAGIRAVAPDIAFDGYLRRILNELAPRYRPEDVYAGNLAGALECLDAGVTTLLDWSHIQFSPGHTDATVRALRESGIRAVFGYCHGGDPAELAKETRRVRELLSGESGLVTMAFAALGPEIAGEERALEEWRVAAELGLPVTAHLGGHGPESAARGLAFLESNGLLATPTTFVHALHYTDEELKRIAAAGGTASFAPVDEMNLGLGYPAAGRARAAGVPAGLGADTVVCSPGDMFSLMRTVHLLERGRPDGAGMGFTTRDALRMATIEGAEVLGLADVIGSLRPGKQADLVLLRTDTLGMAAAHDPIGAVVLNADTGSVDTVLVAGRVVKRGGQLLHHDLAAVVTALTESAGAVVDS; from the coding sequence ATGACATCGACCACCCTGATCAAGAACGGCGTCGTCGTCGACACCGAGCCCGAGCCCGTCGTGCTGGGCCGGGTGGACGTGCGCATCGAGCACGGCGTCATCGTCGAAGTGGGTCCCGGCCTGCCCGAGGTCCCAGGGGCGGAGGTGATCGACGCGACGGGGCGGATCGTGCTCCCCGGCTTCGTGGACACCCACCGCCACACCTGGCAGGCCGGCATCAGGGCCGTCGCGCCCGACATCGCGTTCGACGGCTACCTGCGCCGGATCCTCAACGAGCTCGCGCCCCGCTATCGCCCCGAGGACGTCTACGCGGGCAACCTGGCGGGCGCGCTGGAGTGCCTGGACGCTGGCGTCACCACGCTGCTCGACTGGTCGCACATCCAGTTCAGCCCCGGCCACACCGACGCCACCGTGCGGGCGCTGCGCGAGTCCGGCATCAGGGCCGTGTTCGGCTACTGCCACGGCGGTGACCCCGCAGAGCTGGCCAAGGAGACCCGGAGGGTGCGCGAGCTGCTCTCCGGCGAGTCCGGGCTGGTCACGATGGCGTTCGCCGCCCTCGGCCCGGAGATCGCGGGGGAGGAGCGGGCGCTGGAGGAGTGGCGCGTGGCCGCCGAGCTCGGCCTGCCGGTCACCGCCCATCTGGGCGGCCACGGCCCCGAGAGCGCCGCCCGGGGGCTCGCGTTCCTGGAGTCGAACGGGCTGCTCGCCACCCCGACGACCTTCGTGCACGCGCTGCACTACACCGACGAGGAGCTCAAGCGCATCGCCGCCGCCGGCGGCACCGCCTCGTTCGCCCCCGTGGACGAGATGAACCTCGGGCTCGGCTACCCGGCCGCGGGCCGTGCCAGGGCGGCGGGGGTCCCGGCGGGCCTCGGCGCCGACACGGTGGTGTGCTCGCCCGGCGACATGTTCAGCCTGATGCGGACCGTCCACCTGCTCGAACGCGGCCGCCCCGACGGCGCGGGCATGGGCTTCACCACCCGCGACGCGCTGCGCATGGCCACGATCGAGGGCGCCGAGGTGCTCGGCCTGGCGGACGTCATCGGTTCGCTGCGGCCGGGCAAGCAGGCCGACCTGGTGCTGCTGCGTACGGACACCCTCGGCATGGCCGCCGCCCACGACCCGATCGGCGCCGTCGTGCTGAACGCCGACACCGGCTCGGTGGACACCGTTCTGGTCGCGGGGCGTGTGGTCAAGCGTGGCGGGCAGTTGCTCCACCACGACCTGGCGGCGGTCGTCACGGCTCTTACAGAATCGGCGGGTGCGGTCGTGGATTCGTGA
- a CDS encoding M14 family zinc carboxypeptidase: MNRVPGCAVFPAVDALQAELQELAAAHPDLVRSRRIGASRLGEPLHAVTVGDGPADAVVIAGPHPNEPVGALTALTLIKLLCEDSKLQAKLGLRWHVVACADPDGARLNEGWYGRPGDRRAYAKHFYRPDLADQVEWTFPLTTGDYCFDRPLPETQALMRLMDEVRPSLVCSLHNGEYQGAFFYLDRHDATLAQRLAALPGLEGLSLHHGEPELPGAEPIVPAVYLTPPGSQVGKAFGAGGSSADYAAAFGALHMVTEVPTWADERVADQSPTGRTYGQVLAEGAAARRALIDTIQAGMRAVAGDLTVRSPFRRSTENTMETFRKLGELEETMPGPNRPATVAEEFGNRQMLHLMRLRLLGTFLRMLDAEIAAGNLTPAIREQRRLLVERFETWCGQAEADPPGPPVELRKLVAVQLGAVLTAALHLAERTA; this comes from the coding sequence ATGAACCGTGTCCCCGGCTGTGCCGTGTTCCCGGCCGTCGACGCGCTCCAGGCCGAGCTGCAGGAACTGGCAGCCGCCCATCCCGATCTTGTGCGGTCGCGCCGCATCGGCGCCTCGCGGCTGGGCGAGCCGCTGCACGCTGTCACGGTCGGCGACGGGCCGGCGGACGCGGTGGTCATCGCCGGGCCGCATCCCAACGAGCCCGTCGGGGCCTTGACCGCCCTTACGTTGATCAAACTGCTCTGCGAGGACTCGAAACTGCAGGCAAAGCTGGGCCTTCGCTGGCACGTCGTGGCGTGCGCGGATCCGGACGGGGCCCGGCTGAACGAGGGCTGGTACGGCAGGCCCGGCGACCGCCGCGCCTACGCCAAGCACTTCTACCGCCCCGACCTGGCCGACCAAGTCGAATGGACCTTCCCCCTGACCACAGGGGACTACTGCTTCGACCGCCCACTGCCGGAAACACAGGCGCTGATGCGCCTCATGGACGAGGTCCGCCCGTCGCTGGTCTGCTCGCTGCACAACGGTGAGTACCAGGGTGCGTTCTTCTACCTCGACCGTCACGATGCGACGCTGGCGCAGCGGCTGGCCGCCCTGCCCGGCCTGGAAGGCCTCTCCCTGCACCACGGCGAGCCGGAACTGCCCGGCGCCGAACCGATTGTCCCCGCTGTCTACCTGACCCCGCCCGGATCGCAGGTGGGCAAGGCCTTTGGCGCGGGCGGCAGCAGCGCCGACTATGCGGCCGCTTTCGGCGCGCTCCACATGGTCACCGAGGTGCCGACGTGGGCCGACGAACGCGTGGCCGACCAGAGCCCGACCGGCCGCACCTACGGGCAGGTCCTCGCCGAGGGAGCAGCGGCCCGGCGTGCGCTGATCGACACCATCCAGGCGGGCATGCGGGCTGTCGCCGGCGACCTTACTGTGCGCTCGCCGTTCCGCCGCTCGACCGAGAACACCATGGAGACCTTCCGCAAGCTCGGCGAACTGGAAGAGACCATGCCCGGTCCGAACCGCCCGGCCACGGTCGCCGAGGAGTTCGGCAACCGCCAGATGCTGCACCTGATGCGGCTGCGCCTGCTCGGGACATTCCTGCGCATGCTCGACGCGGAGATCGCCGCGGGCAACCTGACTCCGGCCATCCGCGAGCAACGACGCCTGCTCGTCGAGCGCTTTGAGACGTGGTGCGGCCAGGCCGAAGCGGACCCTCCCGGCCCGCCGGTCGAGTTGCGCAAACTGGTCGCCGTCCAGCTGGGTGCCGTTTTGACCGCCGCCCTCCACCTGGCAGAACGGACGGCGTGA
- a CDS encoding MBL fold metallo-hydrolase — translation MKTVEIRPDLWLLMLEFGQSYLWNDAGALTLVDTGIATSGGEIAAAIEELGHRKSDVKRVVLTHFHEDHCGGAAEISGWGEVTVLALRLEAAVIRGEQPAPPPNLTEQERALHRSLGAHLLPAAPACRVDGELEDGDTIDFGGGAQVIHTPGHTDGSIALHLPRAGVLFTGDTVAHVNGQVMPGVFNLDTAQMLRSFRRLAEIDVSLACVGHGEPVHNAHAALAAAVATTG, via the coding sequence ATGAAAACGGTGGAGATCCGTCCCGACCTGTGGCTGCTCATGCTGGAGTTCGGCCAGTCCTATCTGTGGAACGACGCAGGCGCGCTCACCCTCGTCGACACCGGCATCGCCACCTCCGGCGGGGAGATCGCGGCCGCGATCGAGGAGCTCGGCCACCGCAAGAGCGACGTCAAGCGTGTGGTGCTCACCCATTTCCACGAGGACCACTGCGGCGGGGCAGCCGAGATCAGCGGCTGGGGAGAGGTGACTGTGCTGGCCCTCCGACTGGAGGCCGCGGTGATCCGGGGTGAGCAGCCCGCTCCGCCGCCGAACCTCACCGAGCAGGAGCGCGCCCTGCACCGCAGTCTCGGTGCCCACCTGCTGCCGGCCGCACCTGCCTGCCGGGTGGACGGCGAGCTGGAGGACGGCGACACGATCGACTTCGGCGGCGGAGCACAGGTGATTCACACCCCCGGCCACACCGACGGCAGCATCGCCCTCCACCTGCCCCGCGCCGGCGTACTGTTCACCGGGGACACGGTCGCGCACGTCAACGGGCAAGTCATGCCCGGGGTGTTCAATCTCGACACGGCGCAGATGCTTCGCTCCTTCCGCCGGCTCGCGGAGATCGACGTGTCGCTGGCATGCGTCGGCCACGGTGAACCCGTCCACAACGCCCACGCCGCCCTGGCCGCGGCGGTGGCCACCACCGGCTGA
- a CDS encoding TetR/AcrR family transcriptional regulator, which translates to MRKTRAEAKEHNRRALLAAARLIVARDGHRAKLEEIAEQAGLTTGAVYSLFGSKNGLLVALVTDYLGPHYDGIEQAVPAGMGLIEAVEVFARHYRRLCDEPDALRHLSFEISLQDLALRDPELAPRLAASVRAHEERLTALLTGRLQDGNALTPRQAQRLATALRALLVGLSQGVILGLADAAPGDYFAATARALITPDVLGPP; encoded by the coding sequence ATGCGAAAGACAAGGGCTGAGGCCAAGGAGCACAACCGGCGGGCCCTGCTGGCCGCCGCGCGCCTGATCGTCGCCCGCGACGGCCACCGGGCCAAGCTGGAGGAGATCGCCGAGCAAGCCGGCCTGACCACCGGCGCCGTCTATTCACTGTTCGGTAGCAAAAACGGACTGCTCGTCGCCCTGGTCACCGACTATCTCGGTCCGCACTACGACGGCATTGAGCAGGCCGTCCCCGCCGGCATGGGCCTGATCGAGGCGGTGGAGGTCTTCGCCCGCCATTACCGCCGCCTGTGCGACGAGCCCGACGCGCTGCGGCACCTGTCGTTCGAGATCAGCCTGCAGGACCTGGCCCTGCGCGACCCCGAACTGGCCCCCAGGCTCGCCGCCTCCGTCCGGGCACACGAGGAGCGCCTGACCGCGCTGCTGACCGGCAGGCTCCAGGACGGGAACGCACTCACACCGCGCCAGGCGCAACGGCTGGCCACGGCGCTGCGCGCACTCCTGGTCGGCCTCAGCCAAGGTGTCATCCTCGGCCTCGCCGACGCCGCCCCCGGCGACTATTTCGCCGCCACCGCCCGCGCCCTGATCACCCCGGACGTGCTCGGACCGCCCTGA
- a CDS encoding maleylpyruvate isomerase family mycothiol-dependent enzyme has protein sequence MDITTAIATERRELAAMLDSLAPAQWDAPTLCAGWRVREVATHMSMGFRYTLPRMVLELIKARGDVNRMADRRARQDAAVLSTAELVSAIRDNADHPWKPPVGGITAALGHDVIHGLDITVALGIERRVPEDRVRLLLEHVTPRTLKFFGADLDGVELRADDLDWSFGTGTPLTGAAQDLLLAAYGRKLPPGHLHGTARERYIAA, from the coding sequence ATGGACATCACCACCGCAATCGCGACCGAACGCCGGGAACTGGCGGCGATGCTGGACAGCCTGGCACCCGCCCAGTGGGACGCACCGACCTTGTGCGCCGGATGGCGCGTACGAGAGGTCGCGACTCACATGTCGATGGGGTTCCGCTACACGCTGCCCAGGATGGTGCTCGAACTCATCAAGGCGCGGGGTGACGTCAACCGGATGGCAGACCGGCGAGCCCGCCAGGACGCGGCCGTCCTGTCCACGGCCGAGTTGGTCAGCGCGATCCGCGACAACGCAGACCATCCCTGGAAACCACCGGTCGGCGGCATCACGGCCGCCCTGGGCCACGACGTGATCCACGGCCTGGACATCACCGTCGCCCTCGGCATCGAACGCCGCGTCCCGGAAGACCGTGTGCGCCTCCTCCTGGAGCACGTCACTCCCCGGACCCTCAAATTCTTCGGAGCCGATCTCGACGGCGTCGAACTGCGCGCCGACGACCTCGACTGGTCCTTCGGCACCGGCACACCCCTGACCGGCGCCGCCCAGGACCTCCTGCTGGCCGCCTACGGCCGCAAGCTCCCGCCGGGACACCTCCACGGCACGGCACGGGAACGATACATCGCCGCGTGA
- a CDS encoding alpha/beta hydrolase yields MIKVMTADGTEAQAVDDGRGPIVLVLHPGLDDGSSWRDVAARLTTRHRVVRLHRRRYRLDLGGASCTVAQEVEHVLAVVAALGGGPMVLVGHSSGAVIALETLVADPSAFAGAVLYEPPTVIGAPLGGPHGEVHERARAAIAAGRPGKALSVFLRGSVRVPAWVAFLAGVFVTVVPRMRALVPSQIEDNAGMDSLGVRLDAYSGIEVPTVLLGGDRSPAHLGERLDALERVMPQVERVVLRGQGHAAQAKDPGRVAAVIDAFAAKVLDQPGR; encoded by the coding sequence GTGATCAAGGTGATGACGGCCGACGGCACCGAGGCGCAGGCTGTTGACGACGGACGGGGCCCGATCGTGCTCGTTCTCCACCCCGGCCTCGACGACGGCTCGTCCTGGCGGGACGTGGCCGCCCGGCTCACCACGCGCCACCGGGTCGTGCGGCTGCACCGCCGCCGGTACCGGCTCGATCTCGGCGGCGCGTCCTGCACGGTCGCTCAGGAGGTCGAGCACGTCCTGGCGGTGGTGGCGGCGCTGGGCGGCGGGCCGATGGTGCTCGTCGGGCACTCCTCGGGTGCCGTGATCGCGCTGGAGACCCTGGTGGCCGACCCGTCGGCGTTCGCGGGGGCGGTCCTGTACGAGCCGCCCACGGTGATCGGGGCGCCGCTCGGCGGGCCGCACGGTGAGGTTCACGAGCGGGCCAGGGCGGCGATCGCGGCGGGTCGGCCGGGGAAGGCGTTGAGTGTTTTCCTGCGGGGCTCCGTGCGGGTTCCCGCGTGGGTGGCGTTCCTGGCCGGGGTGTTCGTGACGGTGGTGCCGAGGATGCGGGCGCTCGTTCCGTCGCAGATCGAGGACAACGCGGGCATGGACTCGCTCGGGGTGCGGCTCGACGCCTACTCGGGGATCGAGGTGCCCACCGTGCTGCTCGGTGGTGATCGCAGTCCGGCGCATCTCGGTGAGCGGCTCGACGCGCTGGAGCGGGTGATGCCGCAGGTGGAGCGGGTGGTGCTGCGCGGGCAGGGGCACGCCGCCCAGGCCAAGGATCCCGGCCGGGTCGCCGCTGTCATCGACGCCTTCGCCGCCAAGGTGCTCGACCAACCCGGCCGTTGA
- a CDS encoding helix-turn-helix transcriptional regulator, protein MAEISTGQMIRLQRERRGMSTTALATQSGCTPRHIELIEHGKRTPSLPLLREIAKVLGVRTAVLLGEAPRDSHEPSRPQISDIERALFTCRSLAPDIEPPDADQLAERVASARNAWFTSTRRYSILMSALPSLISDAENLALEGTPQAHNVASDAYMLARGVLKHLRRVDLAHLAADRAMRFAEETADPLIRAWAYWNLGQSMLSDDMHQIAYDVARRGLEILEPHVADGDDRHIKALGALHLLAAVSAARGGNDDEARERIRGTAAQLAQRVDDASGVYDLAFFGPTNVAIHMASIESDTGRPEAVLQIADDIDLRRTPSVERRTAHLSQVARACEDVGDDAASLLHLLRIERESPEELDHKLLLREMVRSLARRARPSWAPEVRQLAERHDIAN, encoded by the coding sequence ATGGCCGAAATCAGCACCGGGCAGATGATCCGGCTCCAGCGCGAACGAAGAGGCATGAGCACCACCGCGCTGGCGACCCAGTCCGGCTGCACCCCCAGGCACATCGAGCTGATCGAGCACGGCAAGCGGACACCCTCGCTCCCCCTCCTCCGTGAGATAGCCAAAGTGCTGGGCGTGCGCACGGCCGTGCTCCTGGGAGAGGCGCCGCGCGACTCCCACGAGCCCAGCAGGCCGCAGATCAGCGACATCGAGCGCGCCCTGTTCACGTGCCGCTCGCTGGCGCCCGACATCGAGCCGCCCGACGCCGACCAGCTCGCCGAACGGGTGGCGTCGGCGCGCAACGCCTGGTTCACCTCGACGCGCCGCTACTCGATCCTGATGTCGGCCCTGCCGTCCCTGATCAGTGACGCCGAGAACCTCGCGCTCGAGGGCACGCCGCAGGCGCACAACGTGGCGTCGGACGCGTACATGCTGGCCAGGGGCGTGCTCAAGCACCTGCGGCGAGTGGACCTCGCGCACCTCGCGGCCGACCGGGCCATGCGCTTCGCGGAGGAGACGGCGGATCCGCTGATCCGCGCGTGGGCGTACTGGAATCTGGGACAGTCGATGCTTTCTGATGACATGCACCAGATCGCGTACGACGTCGCCCGGCGCGGCCTCGAGATCCTGGAGCCGCACGTCGCCGACGGCGACGACCGCCACATCAAGGCGCTCGGCGCGCTGCACCTGCTCGCCGCGGTCAGCGCGGCCCGCGGGGGCAACGACGACGAGGCCAGGGAGCGCATACGCGGGACCGCGGCGCAGCTGGCGCAGCGCGTGGATGACGCGTCCGGCGTCTACGACCTGGCCTTCTTCGGACCCACCAACGTCGCCATCCACATGGCCAGCATCGAGAGCGACACCGGCCGCCCGGAGGCGGTGCTGCAGATCGCCGACGACATCGACCTGCGGCGCACGCCCTCCGTCGAGCGGCGCACCGCGCACCTGAGCCAGGTGGCCCGCGCCTGCGAGGACGTGGGCGACGACGCCGCCAGCCTGCTCCACCTGCTGCGGATCGAGCGCGAGTCCCCCGAGGAGCTGGACCACAAGCTCCTGCTGCGGGAGATGGTGCGCTCGCTGGCCCGGCGGGCGCGGCCGTCGTGGGCGCCGGAGGTCCGTCAGCTCGCCGAACGCCACGACATCGCGAACTAA
- a CDS encoding MarR family transcriptional regulator has product MKPDEIDAMVPRWEQAGLSPSLIAALELGKRMSRLHLAFEQAVKAELAELGLTYAEFDVLAALSRAEPPHRMKPSELTKALFYTSGGISNVLQRLTAAGYVEREANPGDARSRWVQLTDEGRRVTDAAMEAAGRAHGDVAAGIPDEVVREAADALREVLAHVGRRRYR; this is encoded by the coding sequence GTGAAACCCGATGAGATCGACGCGATGGTCCCTCGGTGGGAGCAAGCAGGGCTGTCGCCGTCCCTCATCGCCGCCCTGGAGCTGGGCAAGCGGATGTCGCGGCTCCATCTGGCCTTCGAGCAGGCGGTCAAGGCCGAGCTGGCCGAGCTGGGGCTGACGTACGCCGAGTTCGACGTGCTGGCCGCGCTGAGCCGGGCGGAGCCGCCGCACCGGATGAAGCCGAGCGAGCTGACGAAGGCGCTGTTCTACACCTCCGGCGGGATCAGCAACGTGCTGCAGCGCCTGACGGCGGCGGGATACGTCGAACGCGAGGCCAACCCGGGTGACGCGCGCAGCCGCTGGGTCCAGCTCACGGACGAGGGACGGCGGGTGACGGACGCCGCGATGGAGGCCGCCGGGAGGGCCCATGGCGACGTGGCGGCCGGGATCCCGGACGAGGTCGTGCGCGAGGCGGCCGACGCGCTCCGCGAGGTCCTCGCCCACGTCGGCCGCCGCCGCTACCGCTGA